The sequence below is a genomic window from Brevibacillus laterosporus.
CCATCTTTTGAATAACTTCCTTTATTCCGAATTTTTTCTTACTTTAACAGTAAAGAAACATCCCCCGCTTTGCAAGAGATGTTCCTTTGTAAATGTGTGATAAACATGTCAACTTTTCAAACTTTTTATAGAAGAATTTAAATAGCGCTAATAACCATAGCTGCACACATTACCGTTAAGTAAATTAACGAATAACCAAACAACTTTTTAGCCCATGCCATATCATCTTTAGCAGAAAACCCTTGGAACAGAAGAACCAAATAAATAATCCCCATAATAGACGCGACAATAAAATATAGAATGCCTACATTACCATATAGGAACAAAATGAGCGATGCGGGCAATAATGCAGCTCCCCAAAAGAACATTTGGCGTTTGGTCTCTTCAAATCCTCGTACCACCGGAAGCATCGGAATGCCTCCTGCTCGGTAATCCTCCACTTTCATCATAGCCAATGCCAAGAAGTGAGGAGATTGCCACAAGAAAATCATTAAGAACAAAGCCCAAGCCCCTAAATCAAGTGTTCCTGTTACCGCAGCCCAGCCAATTAAAGGAGGCATTGCTCCCGAAACGCTTCCTACCACAGTGTTTAAAGTACTAACACGCTTCATCGGAGTATAGATGAGCACATAAAAAATATGCCCCACCAGACCACAGACTGCAGCCAACGGATTGGCTAGAAAAAACAGCACCATTAATCCAAGCATTAATAAACCTAGTCCAAAGATAAGTGCGCTACGTGGATGAATTCGTCCTGTTGCTAACGCACGGTTTTGCGTCCGTTTCATCTTTTTATCGAGATCGCGATCCAGATAGTTATTCAATACAGCACCAGAACCAATAATCACAGAAGTGCCAATTAACGTATAAATCGTAAGGTCGAAATGAAAATTTCTAAATCCTTCAGAAGCAAGCCAAATACCAGCAAAAGCAGTTAACAGATTAGAAAAAATAATACCTGGCTTCATTAATTGTACATAATCGGAAAAAGTGGCGGGTTCGGTTTGCACTTGTTTAGTATCCATATCGTCTA
It includes:
- a CDS encoding protoheme IX farnesyltransferase, with product MEHEVGLKESSTSFLDDMDTKQVQTEPATFSDYVQLMKPGIIFSNLLTAFAGIWLASEGFRNFHFDLTIYTLIGTSVIIGSGAVLNNYLDRDLDKKMKRTQNRALATGRIHPRSALIFGLGLLMLGLMVLFFLANPLAAVCGLVGHIFYVLIYTPMKRVSTLNTVVGSVSGAMPPLIGWAAVTGTLDLGAWALFLMIFLWQSPHFLALAMMKVEDYRAGGIPMLPVVRGFEETKRQMFFWGAALLPASLILFLYGNVGILYFIVASIMGIIYLVLLFQGFSAKDDMAWAKKLFGYSLIYLTVMCAAMVISAI